The nucleotide window agtggagagcacattgtccttatttgtaagatttagtccttatatgtttaattcaatctttaaaggatgtatttgttaagttatcttttgtcaataacttatatgtaatttgttaattaattaacaatccaattcccacattggaaattgggacacaagtctcatattggagacttggccaatataacaatccaaggcccacaccggacacttggtaacaatccaatcggaATTTTCCAATGGCAATATAATGAACCCAAATTCGGGCCCATGACgattggagacgcaattggagagagacccgctctgataccatgttaaacagcgacaagcgtggcccgtggcccaccattgtaccgatactgtcccaacttaatcacctattaggtgttgggttttaatcacaaaaggcctcggtacaattgggtgagatccacccacttataagttatattttatttgttactcttctaatgtgggatctttcctctccaacattcTATACTCTAATAGTTAGTGTACTAATGAATAACAAAAACTTGATACAAGTCAGTAAAATgtagaaaataataagaaaacatattttaccataactaTTATTAAATGGTGAATGCCTTGAAGTTGATGGTGTGCATGAGAATTTGGTGTGTTCCTCTTCTGTCACCCTGCTAGAAGTTTCAACTCCCTGAGAAAGTAGTGATGCATCAATTGGTTCTTCTTTTATAATGTGCCCTTTTGTGGGTGTTCCAGGAGCCTTTTTTCTGAAATGATAATAAAAAGATCAATACTATAATACCTTGCTGCAAACCATATATAGTCCCATTTACCACAGTTCAATTGACTAGATCAAACCTTTCATTTAAGCACAGCAATTATGTAGATTTATTAAATATCGTAAAGTTATAAACTCTTGCCTGGACTGGACATAGGTGAAAAGTTCCTCAATGTTGTAACTGTGGATGACTTCTTTTTTGAAGCAGTCTCCTTCTCACAAGTTTCATCATCTGTTGCAGGAATGAAGGCATCAGCTGTATGTGAGATCAGAGATCATAAGCTTTGAACACATAACATCTCAGATTCTATAAAGACCAGCTAATACTATTCGATTATCTATACATTTTGACCGAGGGGGACTAGGTACGTATAACAAATAGTCTCAAAACTATCAGTAACAAAGTCTATGTAACTAACTGCTACTCATATTATGTGGATCTTATACCTCTAAGATTAAAAGGTAATGCGGATGAGTTTGTCAAGCATATTTAAGGACCATCTTAtaccatcaaaattaaaaggTAGCTCCTTTCAAAAAAGTTAAAAGGTAGCCGCCTTCTATGAGACAAAATGCTGAACCGTGAGAAAACAATGTGAATAGTACTGTGGGTTGTGTTAGTTTCCATGTCCTATAGGGTCATCTTTAGCAATTCAAGGGAAAACACAACCCAAAATTTAACAGTTTGAGTGATATGAACACCTCTATCCCCTTTTCTCTTTAGGCATACTATGCAAAATTATATACATATTATTAAGGCAAGAGTTAAAAAGATCTATCACCTtgtgaatgttttaaattttgaCATGCTTGCTGATTAATCTTTGAGATGCTTTGCATCTTGGGGGGCCTACCATGTCTACGAGGCATCGCAATTTCTGAACGTATAAAGCTAGGATTTGCTTCAACCCCGGAAACAGGAAACTTTGGAGTAACAGTTTTGTACCCAACAGGAGTCTTGTGAGGCGGGTCTGCCAAAGATAGCCTCCTGACTTCTTCATTTGTAATGAACTTAACTTTTCCATTCACAATAAGCTTTTGCCTCTTGGAGTGAGCTTGCCACCCTGAACCATTACAATTTCTGCTGGGACCTGCTGAATGCATGCCATCATTGTGGCCTCTACCGGTTGATGACTCTAATGTATCTTCCTTAATACTagagtttggagaaagcatCTCATTGCCCTGTTCACATGATTCGCAGACCCAATTGTCCGGATCCCAGTCCTCAACCAAGGAGGGATTAACCCGCATGCAATAACTGAAAATTAGAAGAATGAATACTAACATGTTACGGTCAGGATATATAGTGCAGAAAATAGTTACAGCGAGCAGAAAGAATTACAGTAAGATGATTATGAAGATAAAACAGGTatcttaggaaaaaaaaaaacataactcGGTTACTTTATGGAGCATTAAATTAAAAGGATACCAACAACTACAACTCTGAATTTAGCCTTCCAGCTTagctattttctttatttaaactTTTTGGATATGTCAATGTGTTTATGAATAAGTGAGCAACTGAAGTTGGCAAGGAACATCAGACTGCCAAAGTTCAAATTCTGAAACAGATTACATACGCATGAGTCACGAAAGAAGATTCATTTGGCAAGCAGATTCTGTATATTTCAACGAGCTAGCAGAAACAACTTTTAGAATGATTTCTTATAAGATAAGTTCATATATGGTAaactttgtcttttttttttttttttccaactgaGTTTTATGaaatagtaattttttttttaccaatgcAGATTGGAAGGCGCTGTCACTTAAAAGATTGCTTTCTTATAGCTGCTTCTTTATGATAGTTACCTGCTAAATTTATGTCTGGAGATTTTGGACAACTCTTTTGCATTCAATGTACTTCTATGCATTTTTATGCATAACTTCGCATTGTGTTTCGAATGAAAGAGCAAGCAAAAAATATGATCAATCTTGATTTTGACTGACTAACGACGATTACAAGGACCAAACAGTGGTTGGAACAGACAGACAAAGCCAAAAAAAAGcatgctgagagagagagagagagagagagagagagagagagagagagagatcttcaTGAGCTATTCTGCATTTAGAGCATGTTATAATCACTTCTTTAAAAGCAATGCCTCGATCAGTAAATCCAGCACATGTATGATACACATTAAGGAAAGAAAACCTGGAAGATATAATGGATATCACAGGGTTTTTTCTGAGAAGGACAGTATGCACACTGATATTCTGCCAATTTGACTTGAAATTTCCACAAGAAGAGCCATTTAATTtcaaagttttcattcttttagaaactacaaaaatttaCATCTATTGAAACTTCCAACTGTGTATAACCTATACTTGACTTGCTTAATATGTATTATCGGCCATGCATCTCCAACACATGCTACCAACCATACTATTTGAAAATTAAAACCTGGGGGGTATTAGGAAGTGACGTAGCGCAACTTGCAGCTAAATTCAGTCTAACAATTAGTCTCGTGTGTAACAAGGTAGtcgtgtttggctccaaaatcagttggcgtgcaaactgtctcttttgagcgtgtgtgcgggcgtgccagcaccgtggggtgcagtcatcgggggagtcccttgacctgacttcttcttcaagcgttgtggacgaggagagcaccaacctcgccacaaggttcttctctagccttccgagaaaggacttcttgccttacggataaggactttggttgtgatctcttcgcatcaccgaatcgatactcaacgttgaaggctgagcagagcaatcactgggaagtttggagaaagcacaggttttgctaaagcgtgactttagcttcgctgggttgcaagggcgttacccttgcttcgctggttgtatcggtggcagtagtacaggcagtcggctcgcggggagactaggactggaagcacggtcgccgggttgatttGGTGATGCTGACAATCGGCTCTTgtagagactaggactggcgcgcggtcaccgggtttcaacgaggttgaagatttgctccggggaggctttgtaatcgctgggattgattgattcgagagctTTTCTTGTCCTTaaaacctagtatttataactagggcttcgactgttccttgctatagaaggattattgattgaagtttcctattcaatctctgctacttgactcaaataaggtttcgttttccctatggattacggaatgggcgaaactgtaacccaaacccaagcaggcttatttttgggccgcaggtatcggcccgctgtgctaaatccactaaaggatcttgccaaaattacttttgggctcaaacattgccccccaggccccaaAAGCAGGCCCGCGAAGATGTAACTgcttgaaggggactaaaacgacaCGCCGATTAATTAAAGCGATATCATTAATGAGGATGCGTCCTTTCGCTTACGAAAACGCCTTTCTGTcatatcgtttccctcacaaaatttcttatttaaacctgcagccacttcagacctgtcacctcagaaactcttttagtttcctaaaacccagaaaccctcttACTGCCAAAACCTTCTGCACCGagacccagaaatggctccttCAAAGAATATAGTCATCGACCAAGAAGAGGAACCGAATGAACAGGCCCCCCGCGCCTGGGGAACCAACATCGGTGCCCGCATTCACCTCCATACCAATATTCAAAGACCCCTACTCATTCGGCTCCCAAATCACCATGTCGAACTGGGCCCCGTGCCGCGAGACTCTATTCTGGCAGACGCAATCGCCTTCTATGGCCTGCCTGTTCGTCGACCCATCCCGGTCCTCTGAAGGACTCCTGGAAATTTCACCAGTTGGGGTGCCCAGAATCATCGAGCAAAGATAGGGCACTGGCCATCCTCTATCAGCGCGGCGGAGCTTTCCTGGTATCGCGAAGAGCGCACACGAGATCTAGCTCGCTGGAACGCGGCAGGTATCACTCATACTATTAATCTCTGTTTTCGGCTTCCGCGTGGTGGCAATCGTTCACCGCTCGCTGCCTTTTTGTATTTCTGGAACACCGCCACAAACACTTTTGGTTTTCGATTTGGCCAAATGGGTATCACTTTACTGGATATTCTCACCATCACCGGCCTGCCCATTGATGGCGAACCTTATCTGCATGGCCAATTCGACTCTGCCACCTTTACCTCAACCATGGCCCAACATGGTCGCAGCGCCCACAGCGGCTCCTATCCGCGGTGGCGGTCTTATTATAGCTGGGAGCACAATGCGACCGGCGGAATTGCTTTCTTAGAATATTGGCTGTGTAAATTCATCTTCTGTACTTCCTCCTGTAAACCCACTGGTGCTTGGACTCTGCTGGCAACCGTCCTCTATAACGGTCGCAGTGTCGGGCTTGGGCAACCTGTATTGGGTGCCCTCTACCGGACTCTCTGCCAGGCCACTATGCATCCCTTCGAGACTAGCATTTCTGGCCTTTTTTGGATTCttgacttctggatccaaacctaTTTCCCATATTTGTGTCGCGATGACATCTCGCTGCTTCCACCGGCTgaccaactcttgggtcaatggCTCAGCCGCGAAGAAAAGTACTCATCTCCTCCTTACTCTGAGTGCTTTACATACCTGTACCTTCTGCATGAGATGCCCTACTTCGACTTAGTACTGGGCAGGATATTCCCGGCTCCGCTTGAAAATGGATTTCTCCCTGGCGCTCCACGCTACAGCGATCGCGCGCGCTTGGCTTTTCGCCGAGCGATCTCCTGTTCTGACATCAGAATCGCTGCCGACGAACTTAGTTTTGAGCTTTACGCCCCTAACCATTTCGCTCGCCAATTCGGCCTCGTCCAATTAGTGCCATTCTCGCTGTATGATGCCTAGAACTACAACACCTCCTGGCGTAGACTTGGGCCCCCTTTTGGGCCTGCGCCGGCACAAAGCATGCTCGCATTGGTTGACCTTCCCGATTGGGCTAAGGACATCGACGCTGTGGATGGGACTGAGGAAGAATATGAGGAATGGTGGGCAGAAGTTTCCGTTAATTGCTGGAGCCAGCGAGATGATGAACTCTTCGCTACCATCTTTGGGGAACTGAGATGTCCCTATATATGCTGCTGATATTGAGCTACTTGATCGCTTCCCTAAAAACGCTGCacaacctccacctcctcctgaGCCGGCTCCGTAACCGGCAAGAGCCCAAGGCCAAGTCCGGGCTGGTATCGTAATTCGCGAGCCCCCTCAAGATGTAAGTATCTTAGTTCATATTTTATTCCTTCTTGCGCTCTTCCTTTTAACTCAAACTTTGCTATACTAGGGAAATGTGCCACCTTCTGGCAGCTGTGCGGTTAATGCTTCCCCAGCCACTGGATAGTTCGGGAAGCAAAAGACAGTGATAATGGAGCCTGAAGTAGAAGGTTCCTCTTCCGACGAGGATGACCCACAAACGGTGagaactttttttatttattaaacaaACAGTGTTTTTTATCAAGTCGAGTCTAATCATTTCCTGTGAATCAGGCAGATCGCTGCTATCTTGGCTCGCAAGCGCAGTCGCTCTGACCCTCGAACTGATCCGtgggcagaagatgaaccaatcgctgaCCGACTGGTAAGAAACTGAGAATGCACATTGGAATTTTCTTTTTATGCCACGCGACCACATAACAATCCTCGCTTATAGGTTCGTCGTAGATCCTCAACACAAGATGGGGAAGGCTCTTCAGCCGTCAGTGAAGACACATCTGCTTCACAGGCCCAAGCGCCCACTGGTTCGAATAATTCACCACCTCCTGTCAGCACCGCGAGCAATACACAACTGGCCCTGATCCTGGTACAAGTCGTAGATGACAGCTCACCTGAAGTGGAAGAGAGAATGCCTCCTTCAGATACACCTTGTGAGGAACCAAACGCCACACCTGTCCTGGCACAGATAGCGCCTGACCCAATTCCTGGCGGGGCATCCCAAGAACCCGCGCCACTAGCGACCCTTCGCGAGCCTCCGGCCACTGAGGTACGTTTCTATTTAACAAGCATGATGTCCTGATTCCTGTCTTGTTCTTTGGGCATTCTAATGATTTCTCCTTAACACCAGACTCTTGGTCCTGTCGGGGAAGTAGCTGGCGCTGTGGAAGGACTTGGCGCTACTACCGCTGTTCCGGCTGGTAAAGATGTGGTCAACCAAGAGCCTGCCCTTGCTGGtcctgaagaagaaggagaggtgAACGTCGAACCGGTGTTAGAAGCGGTTCCCGTTGTGGAGCCCCAAGAGGCTCCTGTTGTTGCTCCAAATCCACTGCCTGTGCCTCCTTCCAGACTGGAAAGGCTAGCTCGTGTACTTGAGGTGACTCATCTCGGAGTTATAGACGAAGACAGGGACGAACTCCAACGACTTTTAAGTCCCGATATCTTGCTGCCTGGCGCATCCGTCAAGGGTCTGGAATACTTGAGGGTTCTTCATCGCGAGCGAGCCATTACTGAGAACGAGTTCACTAAGATAGACGAACTGTTACAAAATCTCCCCCGGTGGATTAATGAAAGAGCGGCCGCGACTGCGCAAGCCAGGCAAGCCCAAGCCCATTATCGGGGCCTTGCTCAACAAATGGACTCCTCACGCGACTTCCTGGGGGATAGTGCGACCCTTGTTAGAGACTTACGAATCACGCAAAATCATCTCCGGTCCCAAATCCAAGATCTTCAAGCTCAATTGACCGCTGTGACGGCCCGCCTCGAACATGAGGAACCCTTGCTGGAGCAACCCCTAGCGGCCTTTGAAATCTTATCTCAGAACCTGGCTCAAGCTCGCGAGGTGGTCCAACATGCAGAGCGAGCCGCTGCCGATGCCAGTTTTCGCTTGGATGAACATCTACTTCGTTTAACCCATGTTggccgaaaactttaggcctctatTATTAGGCCCATTTTGTATGAACACTATTATTATTCAACTAATTTaaatatttagcccactttgcttggcccaaatataTGCTCAACTTTTGAAGCAGCTCAATGTTTACCTTTATTGCTATTGAAGTTGGTTTGAAAAGATAATCTCGAAATGGAGCGGTTATCTCCTTGAAGACTGccccgcttcccacgcgttttcaagtACCTTCATTTTCGAGATCCTtgcattcaattccattgatactcttattgatggcgtcAAAAATATTTCAACTGCCCATCGCACGGCTGAGGCCGCTGAGAttggccctataaatacctgtactttgGAGAAGTGATAAACACAAGCAAATATGGCCTTCCCAGAGATAGTTTCGCAAGCCTTACTTCTCTTCCTTCAGTTTCTGAAATCTTCTTCTCACGATCTCAACCTTAGCCCCAAATTCCTAggccttatggcttaatctcacaACCTGGGTAggtcttatggcctaatctcaggtccagtggcATGTCTACGGTCTCTGGAAATCCGGATGGAATCTACCGGTTTCAGTTAGACCGAAGAACATGTggcgctcctaacgcggcagaaccaGATTCTGAGGGATCCCTCTTCTCAGACTGCTTGCGTGGAGCAGGAGggagaagggcggaaggccacttcGAGGCCCACTGTTCTTCTTCCGCGGCCTACCTCCGGGGTCTAACTACGAGGCTTCCgtttttcccctggaggtagacGTGGTTGTGGGTTGCGCTCCCTCTGAAGACCATCTCCATCCTGGAGGATAATCCACTggaagggttgcgatggattatttctttccctcttcctccggtacaAATGAGAGCAGCTGCTACTCAGATCGGAGGAAggatgtgggtgaagagaggaagagcacgAGTGGTCTCGCCACAGCCCCCTTGGTCGCCACAAGATCCAAaaactcttagaagatctgCAATCCTTATGATTCTTTAAGCCACAATTGGCCCTATAATTGCAAATGTAATAGGTTCAatttgtactgcttttggctgCAAAGCCACTCTATGAATAAATGATTTTGAGTATATCGAAAAATATTGTTATAAAATAAGGCCTCATGTACAGGTCATTATGTATATTCTTAACACGCATTGTCAAGgaaaaattacaacaaaagttggaaattaatcaaaaataaggcctcaaaataaagcctcatgtatagagtgttgcccccctagtgttcgtAGGCGAAGCAAACACATGAGACTAAGGCCACAAAATAAGGCCTGAATATAGAGATGATGCGAGCCGATGAAAACTATGGTTGCCCCCCAGGCTGGGACGAAGGTTGATCTGGTGGATCttcgaactcccaaacactagggtaatatttcttcaggaatcGCCCTTTGATGGGATTGCGATGGATTTCGCCATCCAAATCCTTGAGGTGAAAAGCTCCGCATCCCAAAATGCGGTGAACgacaaagggtccttcccatCGTGGAGTCCACTTGCCGCGACATGTCAATTTTTCTCCAAAAGGCAAAACAGCTTTCCAAACCAGGTCTCCCTCTTTGTAACTCCAACCACGCGTCCTCTTATCgtaggcgcgggcgatacgctgtttTTCCATCACTAAATTATCCAAAGCCGCTAAGCGCTGCTCACTTAAGtcttcgtgttcttgccacatcgCCTGGACATAATCGTCACCGATTAAGTGATGCTGATCTTGGACGCGTAAGGACTGAACGTTGATTTCTAGGGGTAAAACTGTATCATGTCCAAACACTAGTGCATAGGGTGTTGTAGCAGTGGGATTCCTCTTGGAGGTGCAGTAAGCCCATAGTGTCTTATACAACGTGTCATGCTATTGTCGAGGGTTTTCAACCAGCATCTTCTTTAGcagggtaataataatcttgttactggcatccgcttgaccgttggactgagcataatatggagtgctGTGGATGAACTGGATGCCCAAGTCATTCACTAGTTGCTCGACCTCACCGTCCATGAATGCTGCCCCCCTGTCTGAAACGAGCACTTCAGGGATACCAAACCAGCAGATGATGTTATGAAAAATGAATTGACAAATGGTGGCACCTGAAGCCACTTTTAAAGGCTCAGCTTCAACCCATTTGGTGAAGAAATCAGTAGCCACGATGATAAACTTGTGATGGAGAGAAGAGTgggggtgaatcatcccaatcaaaTCCAGTGCCCAGCGTcgtgcaggccaaggtttaatgataggttgcatgggaatattgggaaTGTGCTGGACCGGATCGTGTGCCTGACAGTCTTGGCATCCTTTAGCGAAAGCGATACAGTCCTTCAAGATGTTgggccaataatacccatgtcttcTGATGAGCCACCGCATCTTGGGTCCCGCTTGATGGGCGCCTCATATTCCTGTGTGTGCTTCGTGCATTAGTCTTTTTACTTCGTGGCCATACACACATCGGAAGTCTATGCCATCCTCCCCACGCCGTCGCAGCTCGTCAcccctgaggaagtaatttaaggcaAGAAAATGAGTCTTCCTGTCAGCTGTCTGGTCTGGTTGTTTGAGGTAATCGATCAATGGAATGCGCCAATCGACGTCAATAGGCTCTAGGACAGCGACGACTGGATCATCAGGAGGGTCAGGCCGCGCGAGCCTTGAAGGCAGTGTGCGGCGCTCGACTTTCAGAATGCGTTCGCGAACCccatacttcaatgtaatgCCTGTAGCCAGCTAAGCGAGTTCATTGGCCCGAAGTTGCGCTCGTGAGGGATGTACTCCAACCTCACGTCATCAAACTGATCCAGCAACTTAATGGCACAATTCAAATAGGGGACGAGCAAACAGCTTGCACATCTGTATTTTCTTGAAGCTGATTGATCACTAGCAAAGAGTCGCCGTAACATCTCTCACCCCCAGTTCCAGTAAGACTTCTAGGCCGATAATAAGGGCCGCATACTCTGCTTGGTTGTTGGTACATTTAAACTCTAATTGGAATGAATAAGAGAAACGGTCGCCCGCTGGGTTCTCCAGAACAATTCCTGCCCCTGCTAATGTTTcagttcttgagccatcaaaaaaaaatatccagGGCTGTAAGGAaactgtggcttgataccaGATGGCGTACTCTGGAATGCGTGCCAAATCTGGTCGAGTGGTAGTTACggtcgctatctctaactccCTTACCGTGGGGATATCCAAGATAGGGTGATGCGCCAGAAAGTCTGTGATGGCCTGTCCTTTTACTGCTTTCTGGGGAACGTATTGGAGCGAGAACTCGGACAGGGCCAatacccacttgccaatgcggcctctcagaataggtcacgatagcatgtacttgaccaggtcggtctgagcgatgatgcaaaTAGTAAAAGATAACATGTAGTGCTGCAAgttgcatgctgagaagtacaatgtaagacacagcttttccattggagtatACCTGGTTTCGCAATCTGtaagtgtcctactgaggtagaAAATAGCGTGCTCGACGCCTTCCTCATCATCCTGGGTGAGCAGGCCAGCAAGCGCTGCAATTCCTTTTTTGTTCGCGGAGCGGTTGCGTTGATAACTGGGCTTGCCTTgtcttcagggacctcaatCCCTCTCTGATGGACGATGAATCccagaaaatctcctgcttgaactccaaaaacgcatTTAGCGGGATTCATCCTGAGCTTGTGTTGCCGCATGCGCTCGAATACCTTTATGAGATCAGTGATGTGGTCACCTTTCTTCTGAGACTTCACAACAACGTCATCGATGtagacctctaaaatcttccccagtatgtcgtggaagatcaggttcatggctctctgatacgttgctccggcatttttcagtccaaaaggcataaccacatattcaaaaacaccCGCGAAGCCATGACAACGGAACGCGGttttatgtctgtcttcttctgtgactggaatctggtgataccctgcggtgctgtccatgaaggacaataattcatgtcctgctacgacgtctactaacatatccgcgacaggcatggggtagacgtctttaggtgtagcgatattaaggtctctgtagtctacacagaccctcatcttgccattcttcttgcgaacaggcactatattagatagccactgattgtacttggctacCCTAATAATGCccgatttatgcattttttcgacttcctccttgacgaggacttgggtttctgagttcattcttcgcggctcttgtttcataggcctcttgtcagggagtgttggcagttgatggaaaaccaagtccggtgacaggccaggcatgtcctcatacttcTCCGTGAAACAGTCTTTGAACTCTAACAATAAGTCaacgagcctctgtttctcactAGGCTCCAAATAAGCGCTGACAGCCACTTCCATAGGTTCATCAGCTGTTCCAAGATTGATCTTCGCGGTAGGGTCTCTGACCTTAGGAGGTGTATCATCCAGCGCTGCCGGGGTGAGCTCAATATCGACCAAATCCTCCTGTTCTTGATCAGAGAGCTCTTCATtgacgacctctaaggtcgcgacctgatcgtaggcctctttttccactaagtacgatgatagtctttcgtacagcgagtggaaggcctctatcccttcctctggaaggttgtaatccattaatcgtttaagggtttgggcacagtgTGGCCAGGCCTTTACAAACCTTCTTTTGCGAGTgtcagcccccactgtgccaattcagaggccgtcacccctgtagAGCGacctttgtcatcgatgccactgacctgtaatggagtgataggctccagatagtacctggcatctacgtaATTCGCGGAAACggggaatggacgaggatcTGCTTTAATCACCTCCGCCTTATCTGTCTTCCTGTTCCACATACCTAGTTCCTGATGGAGAGTTGACGGAACACAATAACTCCGATGGATCCAGTCTCGGCCCAGAATAtcactgtaggccgcatagcaatcggtcacaaagaaagcataaactccctcagCAAGGCCAACCTTGATGCGCAAGAAAAGTAGTcccagggtttttgttacagtCCCCGCAAAATTTTTGAGCGTGAGGGACGTAGACTGGATTTTCTCCTTCTTGATtccgagcaagtgcatggtcctggtagtgATGACTTTAACAGCAGCTCCGGTATCAACCATGATCTAGCTAACTTTGATGCCGCCAACTTCTGCTGTtatatatagaggtctcatgtgttggaccatagcag belongs to Rosa chinensis cultivar Old Blush chromosome 4, RchiOBHm-V2, whole genome shotgun sequence and includes:
- the LOC121052844 gene encoding uncharacterized protein LOC121052844; amino-acid sequence: MRVNPSLVEDWDPDNWVCESCEQGNEMLSPNSSIKEDTLESSTGRGHNDGMHSAGPSRNCNGSGWQAHSKRQKLIVNGKVKFITNEEVRRLSLADPPHKTPVGYKTVTPKFPVSGVEANPSFIRSEIAMPRRHGRPPKMQSISKINQQACQNLKHSQADAFIPATDDETCEKETASKKKSSTVTTLRNFSPMSSPGKSL